The nucleotide sequence ATAACCTTGTTAAATTGCTCTAAGGTTTTTGGTCCAACATCTAAACCTTGCCAGCCCTCTGGAATATTGTTTGCGTCAACAATTTGTGTGTGAGCATCATTTGAAAATGCGTCTGCTGCAACCACATCAACAGGAATGTGAATTTGAACATTTTTAGCTTTTGCTTTTTCCAAAATTTCTAATGCAAGTTGCATTTTATCGTCTTCAACAATAGAATTTCCAACCATCCCTCCTTTTGCTTTAATAAAAGTAAACATCATACCACCTCCAATAATCATGTGATCCACTTTGTCTAAAATGTTTTCGATAATAGTGATTTTTGAAGATACTTTTGATCCTCCCAAAACAGCAGTCACAGGTTTATCATTTGAATTTAAAACTTTATCAATACTTTCAATTTCCTTTGCCAATAAAAAACCAAAACATTTATCGTTAGGGAAAAATTGTGCAACAATAGTTGTGGAGGCGTGCGCGCGATGTGCGGTTCCAAAAGCATCGTTCACGTACACATCACCCAAATGGGCTAATTGTTTTGCAAAATCTTCATCTCCAGCCTCCTCTTCTTTATAAAAACGCAGATTTTCTAATAAAATAATAGCTCCCGGCTGTGCATTTGCAACTACTTTTTCTACTTCACTTCCCACCGAATCGTTTACAAAAGTTACTTTTCTGCCTAAAACTTCTTCTATTTTTGAAACGATATGTTTTAAAGAAAATTTATCTTCCGGACCATTTTTCGGACGACCTAAATGCGACATTAAAACCGCCACACCTCCATCGTTCACTATTTTTTCGATAGTGGGTTTTGCAGCTACAATACGATTGTCATCGGTTACCTGAAACTGATCGTTTAACGGCACATTGAAATCTACACGAACAATGGCTTTTTTATTATTAAAATCGAAATCGTTAATTGTTTTCATTTATTTTAAGTTGAATTGTTTTAAGTGACAAATATACAATTTTGTGAATTGATTTTATTTTGATTTATTAAGGAAGATTATCCTCCCCCCACAAAAAACCACCCCCAAACGGTATATTTTACCATTTGGGGGTGTTTAATAAGTTTTAATCCTTTGTGTGGGTGGTTTACATCTCCACGATAATAAACTCGGATCTACGGTTGGCTTGGTGTGCTTCTTCGCTACACTTCACTCCGTCGGCACATTCGTTGACTAATTGGCGCTCGCCATAGCCTTTCGATGTTAATCGTGACGAACTGATACCTTGGTCAATCAACCATTCTCTGGTCGATTTTGCGCGGTTCTCAGACAATCTGTCGTTGTACTTGTGCGATGCACGGCTGTCGGTATGCGAACGAATGTCGATTTTCATCGTTGGATATTCTTCCAATACCGCCAATACTTTTGCCAGCTCTGCCGCTGCATCCGGACGGATGTTGTATTTGTCTAAATCAAAATAAATCGGATTCAGTTTTAATACTTTAAACAAGTCGTCGCCTACTTTTACAGGGGTTTTCGCTGGTTCCAAAACAATGGTGTGCTCGGTTACACCGCTTTCATTGGGCAAACGCACCACGTCTTCTTGGGTCGTATAGCCTTCTTTTTCCGCTTTTAAGCGGTAGGTTTCCCCACATTTGAATTCGTTGTTGAACACATAACCGCCGTTTTGGTAGCGGTTGCTGCTTTCTAATTCGCCGTACAAATTGTTGTACAACGTTACGTTGGCATCGCTAATGATGTTGCGGGTTTTTGCATCTACTACTTTTAAAAGCAATTTTTGGATGCATTCTAGTTGCAACGGTTTGATTTCATGGAAACTGTAAATATCGTCGTTGCCGTTGCCGCCTTCACGGTTGCTTGAAAAGAAGCCTTGTTTGGTGTTTGGGTCGATATAATACGCAAAATCATCGGCATTTCCGTTGATTGGTGCTCCTACGTTGTGGATTTCCCCGGGTTGGCTGTTTCTGTCTAATTTTGTGGCATATACATCAAGTCCGCCTAGTCCTACTCTACCGTCGCTTGAAAAATACAATTCCCCACTTTCGGTTACAAACGGAAAGGTTTCTCTGCCTTCGGTGTTGATCCCCTCACCCATGTTTACAGGTCCGCCAAAAGCTCCTGAGGGATGAATTGCTACCTGCCACAAATCCGATTCGCCGAAGCCTCCCGGACGGTCGCTCGCAAAATACATTGTGGCTTCGTCTTGGCTTAAGGTGGGGTGTGCCGTGTTGTAGCCGTCCATATTGAACGGTAACTCGGTTATGTGCTCCCATTTGCCCTCCACGTTTTCTGCACGGTAGATTTTAAGCTTCGTGTTTTTGTCGGCATCGTATTTACGGGTACGGTTGATGTAGTTGTTGCGTGTGAAATACATCGTCTTGCCGTCTTTGGTGATTACCGCTGTGGATTCGTTAAGTGGTGATTTTACCTTTCCTTTCAATCGGGTTACTTTATCATCTTTGCTTGCCGTTTCGGCTACGCTGTACAAGCTGGTAAAGGCATCGCCTGTCCAGGTGTGTTCGCGTTTGTGCAAGCTGCCCGTGTCGCGCGCGCTGGTAAAGTACAATTGGTTGTTGTGTACATAGCTTCCGTAATCGGAATAAGGCGTGTTGATCTCCAAGTTCTTGATCTGGTCGTAGCGACCTGAATTGGCTTGTATCTGCTTTTTAAGCGCGGCTTCGTTCTGGCGGATTTTAGAACGCTGCGTGTGGCTGCCGGCTTTGCTTACAAACTGGTCGTAGTAGCGCTTTGATTCGCTTTCTTTGCCCACGTGTTGCAAGGTTTGGGCGTAGCGGTAATAGTACTCGCTGCCAATGTTTTCGCTGCCAAATTCTTTGAACAAGCGTTCGTAGTGCTTTTGGGCTTCGCCATAGCGTGCGTTAAAGTAGTAGGCGTTGCCTAACTTTTCTAGTACATCCTTCCCGGCATAGCCGCGGTTGGCTACTTTCTCGTAAATGCTGATTGCATCTACATAAGCCCATTGGTTGTAGTCTTTATCGGCTGTATTTAATCCCGCTTGTGCTTGTGCCCCCGTGTTCCCCAGCATAAAGGCGGTGAACAAAGCGGCTCTATATATCCCTTTTTTCATTTTTCTTTATTTTTAGAAGAAACGCGGCGAGTTCACGCGGCGGTATTTGTTAAACAATTCAAAGCGCATAAAAATCTCGTGTGAGCCGTTGTTGTAATTTCTCAAGGCTTTGATGTCGCTGTCGTAGCTATAGCCTATAAATAATCCGTCGGTTACCTGGAAGCCTGCCAAGGCACTCCATGCGGCATCCCAGCGATAAGCAGCTCCTAAAGTAAACTTCTCGTTGATTAAGAAATTCCCTGTGATATCAGCCTGTAAAGGTGCGCCTTCTACTGCTTTTAACAAAAATGCCGGTTTAAACTTCAACATCGGGTTCAACTCAAATACGTGACCTCCCATTAAATAATAGTGCATCTTTTGCTGCATCGTGCTTTGTACGTTGTCGTCGTAGCGCGTGGTTTCTAAAAAATGGGGTACCGATAATCCTACATACGTTTGTTCGTTATGCCAATAAACACCCGCTCCTATGTTTGGAGTGAATTGGTTGTTGATGTCTGTAAGGATCTGCGGATCGTTCGGGTTGTATTTGTTCAGCCTAGAATAAGCTACATTCAGCATATTGGCTGATCCTTTTAAGCCGAAGCTTAGCTTGCTGCCGCGGTTGTTTAAATCTAAGGTGTACGAGAAATCTACACTTAACGTGTTTTCATCGGTCACCCCTAACCTGTCGTTTACAAAGCTTACTCCCAAACCTACTTTACTCTCGGCTATAGGGGTGTTTATGGAAAACGAATTGGTCGTTGGTGCGCCTTCTAATCCTACCCATTGGCTGCGGTGCAAACCAAAGATGCTCAAGGCGCCTCTGCTACCTGCATAAGCCGGGTTGATGTTGATCGTGTTGTACATGTAATTCGTGTACTGGGGGTCTTGTTGGGAATGTGCTTTTGCACATCCCAACAATAATACTCCCAACAATAATCTGTTTATGTTTTTTGAAATATTCATATCCATTTATTATTCGTTATTCTCCAAATGTAAGTAGCCGGCTTGTTCGGTTGGATATTGGATTCCATTGCCTAAATCAAACGTGTACTTAACTACGTAATAATATGTTCCTGATGGTAATTTTGATTGCTTACTAACTGTGGCTCTTCCTTCGGAATATCCTTTAAAGGTGTTGCCTTGTGAGTTGTAATCTCTTGTGTGGTGTATACCCAAATACAACAATAACAACGGTTGTATACTTCTACAACGTTGCCCGGGTAACAATTGATTCCTTTCAAAATTAACTCATCATTCATGCCGTCACCGTTTGGAGTTACTGCATTAAATATTTCTACTGGACACGATAAATGAATTGTTTGCGTATAACTGGTCTCATTTCCACATGCGTCTGTTGCAACCCATGTTCTTAAAATGTCATACTTCGCTTCACAATCGCCTTCTATCTTCTCATCGTATGAGCGAACACTTGCTGCTCCACAATTGTCAACGGCTGTTAAGATTTCTGCCGGTTCAAAGTCTTCGCATCGCATGAATACTTCTCTATTTGGCATAGGGCCTACAAATTCAGGAGCGGTGGTGTCTTCCACTGTTATCACTTGGGTGTGTGTAGTGGTGTTGCCGCACTGATCTGTTGCTGTCCATGTTCTTTCTAATGTATAACTATTTGGACATGAACCTTCTGTACGCTCTTCGTTAAAGCTTACTGTTGCTGTACCACAGTTGTCAACGGCTGTGAGTTCTGCTACCGCTGGTAACGAATCGCTGCATTCCAAGGTGATATCCATTGGTAAAACTTCTACAAATTCCGGACCGGTGCTGTCTTCTACCGTGATGGTTTGTACCAAATCGGTTTGGTTGCCTGCACAATCTGTTAACGTATAGGTTCTGGTGATGATATAGGCATTGCCTAAACATCCACTGCCTCCATTATCTGTGTCGGATACCGTTACGGTAACACTTCCGTTGCAGTTGTCGGCCTCATCTAAGATAGCTGCTGCATCTGCCGCTGGTATAGCACTCATACATTCTAATGTTAAATCGGATGGTGCAGTTCCTGTTGGCGCAACCGTATCTTCAATGGTGTAGGTGTACACCCAATCGTGGCTGTTGCCTTGGCAATCAGTAAACGTGTAGGTATAAGTTACATCGCCTTCACAACTTGGAAGAGCTGAAACTACCGGGGCACTTGCCGTTAATACATTCCCGCAATTATCGGTTACCGTTGGTACAGCAGGTGCTACAATCTCTGAAGCACATGCTACCGTTGATGATCCGTTTGCAGGTAAGGTGAAGTCTTCTGCTTCAATGATATAGGTATATACCCACGTTTGTGTATGGTTGGCACAATCTTTATATTCATAATTGAAAGTTCTTGTGCCTTCACATCCGTCGTAGGTTCCTCCTTCGAAACTGAAAACCGGTGTTAATACATTGCCACAGTTATCGGTTACCGTTGGTAATACCGGTGCCACTGCTGCGCTTATACATGATACCGTTTCTGAACCATTGGCAGGTAGCGTGAAATCTTCTCTTTCAATGGTGAAGGTATGCGTCCAAGGGTGCGTATTTCCTTCACAATCTGTAAACGTGTAGGTATAAGTTATAGCGCCTTCACACGCTGGTTCTTGTGAAATTACTGGGGCACTTGGTGTTAATACGTTTCCGCAATTGTCTGTTACCGTTGGCACTGTTGGTGCCGTAATAGCAGATGCACATGCTACTGTTGATGCAGTATTAGCTGGTACGGAGAAATCTTCTCTTTCAATGGTGAACGTATGCGTCCAATCGTGCGTAGTTCCTTCACAATCTGTAAACGTGTAGGTATAAGTTATAGCGCCTTCACACGTTGGTTCTTGTGAAATTACAGGTGCACTTGGTGCTAATACATTGCCACAGTTGTCGGTTACCGTTGGAACTGTTGGTGCTGCTACATCGGACGGACATGCTACCGTTGATGAGCCGTTGGCTGGCATAGTAACTACCGGGGCACTTATTGTATAGGTATGTGTCCATGTATATGGTGTTCCTGTACAATCTGTATAGGTATAGGTGTATGCTTTTGTGCCTGCACATGCAGGGTCTGCATCTGTATTTGTTTAATACGCCCGTTATGCTCTGCCGCAGTTGTCAACTACTGTTGGAGCAGTTGGAGCTACCGCATCAGCCACACAAGCTACCGTTGATGATCGTTGGCTGGTAAAATTACCGTTGGTGCCGAAATGGTATAGGTGTATTCCCAAGTGTATGGCGTTCCGGTACAATCTACATAGGTATAGGTATATACCTTGAGTGCCTGCACATGATGGTGTTGCCGATACATTGGTTAAAAATCCTATTAGGAATCTTCCACAGTTGTCGGTTACCATTGGGGCTACTGGTACTACTTGTGCTTCGGATGCACATGATACCGTAGATGACCCATTTGCAGGTAGAGTCACTACCGGTGCACTTATCGTGTATTCGTAGGTCCAAATATGCGAGTAGCCTTCACAATCCTGGTATTGGTAGTTGTAAGTACGCGTTCCAGAACATCCGTCGTATGTACCCCCTATAAAGGAACTTACCGGCGTTAATACATTTCCGCAGTTATCAGTTACCGTTGGTAAGCTGGTTGGTGCTACTGCTGCTGATATACATGCTACCGTGGATGAGCCGTTTGCCGGTACACTGAAGTCTTTACGCTCTACTATATACGTGTGAACCCAATCGTGGCTGTTGCCTTCACAATCTGTGTAGGTATAGGTATAACTGATTATTCCTTCACATATCGGTGTGGGTAACTCGGTTACTACCGCAGCACTTGGTGTTAATACATTGCCGCAGTTGTCCCTTACTACAGGTAATACCGGTGCTACCGCGTCTGCAGGACATGCTACCGCTGACATTCCATTGGCTGGCATCGTGAAATCTGCACGCTCAATGGTGTAGGTGTAAACCCAATCGTGGCTGTTCCCTTGACAATCGGTGTAAGTGTAGGTGTAGCTTATATCTCCTTCACATGAAGGTGCCGCTGATATTACCGGAGCACTTGGTGTCAATACGTTGCCACAACTGTCTGTTACCTCAGGTAATGCAGGTGCTACTGCTTCTGATATACATGCTACTGTTGACGATTCGTTTGATGGTAAAGTGAAATCTTCTACAGTTACAAAAATATTTTGTGTATAGCTTTGCGTGTTTCCACAGCTATCTGTTAATGTCCATATTCTTTCTAATGTATAGTCTTCAGGACATGTACCGTCAATTCTATTTTCTTCAAAATCTGCTTCTACTAATGGGTTGAATAGATACAAGAAAAAGGTACTTCCGTTTGTTACGCCTTCACTTTCTATCTCAAATTCCGTAATATCAGTTCCTGAAAATATTTGATAAATCGAGTTTAAATTTGTTGTCCCTTTGTTCTCTATTTCATAACCGGTTGTTGTTGGTTTTACATAAAAATCAGGGTGTGGATAATCGGTACTATATGTGCTATCGAAAAATAGATTCGCATTTGGATCATTTGACTTAAAGTTCACTTTTTCTCCGACTACCATTTGAACGTTACCTTCTGTAGAAGCTAATTGTGGACTCGATAAATTTATTCTGTACCCTGAATTTACAAATCTAATACCTTTGTTTGGCGTAGTGATTACGCTACTTGGCAAAGATGGATCTAATACATAGGTTTCTAAACTAAATGTAACGCCAGCAAAATATGTTTGATCTAAATCGCTTGGATTGTCAATATAATCTAACACTGGTAAGTCTTGAAAAACAACGCCGTACGGTGACCCGGTATTCGTGTTGTATCCTGCCATTGCATCTCCTAAGTTGATAAACTTAGCTAAAGGATTGCTTAAAAATCCTGCATCTGTGGTAAATACACAACTTTCTGTACCTGTTAATGTAACTGCTGCCGGTATGCTGTCTTCACAACTAAGTGTTAGATCTTGAGGAAGAGTTTCATTAAAAGTTGGTCCTTGGTTGTCTTCTACTGTAATTGTGCGTGGCGCAGATTCTGTTGTGTTGCCACAAGCATCTACTGCTATATAGGTACGTTCTATTACATAATTACCCGGACAATTTCTTGCTGTTTCTATATCGCGAATGAATACTTCTACATCAGTATCGCAATTATCGGATGCAGTAACAACCAAATCATTTGGTATCTCACTCGCGCAAGAAACTGTTAATGGAGTGGTTGGTGGAACCACATCAAATGTTGGTGCAGTGGTGTCTTGAATGGTGATGGTTTGCGAAACTGAATCACTGTTACCACAGGCATCTGTTAATGTCCATATTCTTTCTAATGTATAGTCTTCAGGACATGTACCGTCAATTCTATTTTCTTCAAAATCTGCTTCTACTAATGGGTTGAATAGATACAAGAAAAAGGTACTTCCGTTTGTTACGCCTTCACTTTCTATCTCGAACTCTGTAATGTCTGTTCCTGAAAATATTTGATAAATCGAGTTTAAATTGGTTGCCCCTCTATTTTCAATTTCATAACCGGTTGTTGTTGGTTTTACATAAAAATCAGGGTGTGGATAATCGGTACTATATGTGCTATCGAAAAATAGATTCGCATTTGGATCATTTGACTTAAAGTTCACTTTTTCTCCGGCTACCATTTGAACGTTACCTTCTGTAGAAGCTAATTGTGGGCTAGACAAAGTAATTCTATAACCCGCATTGTAAAATCTGATACCGTTGCCTGCGGTGGTAATAACACTGCTTGGTAAAGACGGATCTAATACATAGGTTTCTAAACTAAATGTAACTCCTGCAAAATAGGTTTGGTCTAATGCACTTGGGGTATCTATATAATTTAATACCGGTAAGTTTTGGAAAACAACGCCGTACGGTGACCCGGTATTCGTGTTGTAGCCTGCCATTGCATCTCCTAAGTTGATAAACTTAGCTAAAGGATTGCTTAAAAATCCTGCATCTGTGGTAAATACACAACTTTCTGTACCTGTTAATGTAACTGCTGCCGGTATGCTGTCTTCACAACTAAGTGTTAGATCTTGAGGAAGAGTTTCATTAAAAGTTGGTCCTTGGTTGTCTTCTACGGTAATTGTGCGTGGCGCAGATTCTGTTGTGTTGCCACAAGCATCTACTGCTATATAGGTACGTTCTATTACATAATTACCCGGACAATTTCTTGCTGTTTCTATATCGCGAATGAATACTTCTACATCAGTATCGCAATTATCGGATGCAGTAACAACCAAATCATTTGGTATCTCACTCGCGCAAGAAACTGTTAATGGAGTGGTTGGTGGAGCCACATCAAATGTTGGTGCGGTGGTGTCTTGTACATTATATGTTTGTGTACAGTCAACCGTGTTTAATACTGTATCTTCTCCTGCATCACGTACACCATTGTTATTGGTGTCTTCATACTCCGTAACGGTATAAGTACGTGTAACTGTTTGCGGACAAGTACCTGTATCTGCACTATTGGTTGCTGTAATTTCGATTACGCCACAAGGTATATCTCCGATAACACCATCTGCATTACCTAAAGCTTCAAATTCGGCTTCGGTGTAGCTAGTTTGTGTAGGAACATCAGCATAGCATTGTGCGTTTTGAGCAGCGAAGGTTGGGCAAGTAACTTCAAATACACAACAAACTGGTGAAGCACCTGCAACAACTAAAGCATCACATACACCACTATCTGCAATAGAAATGTTGTAATCTGTTCCTGCTGTGATGGCATCTGATGTCCATGTATAGGTTCCGTTTCCGTTATCAACCCATGTACCAGGTGCTCCGGTTCCGGTTGCTGTGAAAGGTGCTGTGCCACTTACGGTTGCTGAAACAGTATAGCTTAATCCATCTGCTGCACAAGTTGTTGTTTGTAGTGCATCTAAAGTGATATCAGGTGTTACCGTTACTGTAACATCCTCAGAAGCTTGGAAAGGATTTGTACAACCCAATGAACCAGAAAGTTCATAATTAACCGTATAAGTAGTAGTAACGGTAGGGCTTACTGTAACTAAATTTCCTGTTCCGATTAAAGTTGCGCCTTCATACCACTCAATATCAAACGTACTGCTTGGCAAACTAATGCTCAAAGTAGTTTGATTATCGCTTACACAAACTGTAGCCGGATTAGACGATGGCGATGGGAATACCGTATTGCCATTTGCTAAATTTACTGTTTGTTCGGTAAAACCACAATCTGTAAATACACGAACAACGTATGTACCAGCTGCAAGATTTTGGAAAGCATGTGCTGTTTCTGTTAAGTCTGTGGTATTGTATGTTTGTAAGGGTGCATCGGTATCAGGATTTGCTGTACTATTCCACAAACTATAGGTAATAGAACCTATTGGTGTACCACTTGTTTGAATTGCGATGATGCCTGTATTGCTGTTCGAAGGATCACAAAACAAATTGGTGGTAGAAAATGTTAATGCTGGTAGTGGGTCTATTACCAAATCTTCTGAAATTAATAAATAAGGCGTACTTCCGTTATTAAACGTATTATTTGGTATGCCTGCTAAATCATGATTCTGATAAATAGAAGCAGATCTTATATAATACTCTACCCTATATGTACCAGGAGAAATATTTGTAAACGTACCGCTTTCTCTTTCCGCACTAGAAGTACCGCTTTGTGCCACAATAGTATTCGTAGCAGCATTTCTTAATCTGGTGTTTGCTAGGAAACCGAAATCACCTGTTCTGTTTCTACCTAAATCATAGTTTACATTAAACGATCCGCAAGATACAGGTTCGGCTTCAAATACAGGATCATATAAAATGGGATCTGTTAAATTGATTGTACGAACCACCGAATAATTACAACTAACATCGGTAATGGTTACTTCATATTCACCTAAAGGCAAATTAATAAACGAAGGCCTAACAAACCCCAAGTTGTAATTATGAGTTAAGGTATAAGGAAAATTAATGGTTACCCCATCTCGCTCATCTCCGTAATTATAAGGATCGGTATTTGGATAGGTATAAGAGGTCATCCCATCTACCCGATTAATCGTAAAACTTAGTTCATTAAAGATATTGTCAAAACCTACATAGCTTGAACCTCTATTTATCCCAAAACCTGCTGTACCTTCTAAAATAGAAATCCTAGGGACTAAAGTAGCTTGATCCAGCGGGTTTATAGCTGCTGGTTCATTAAAAATAAAATCTCGTGTAATTGTTCTGCAAGAATTCACTTGTTCTAGACGGTAACTTTCACCATTAATGAAATTATATGGTAAAGGGAAAGAGGTTGTATTGGGAAACTCTCGACCTGCATCTGAATTATGAGTATTAAAATTCTGATTAGGATTTATTTGAACCCAATTACCACTACCCAAAGGTTGCTCGTGATAAATATTATAAGTTACGGGATAACTTGATTGATAAGCCCAACCTACTCCACCGGTATTTCTTTCATTAACCACTATATAATTTACTGTTCCACACACTTCAGAGCTATAAGTTGAACGCTGATCTAGATATAAAAAATCTGTATTTATTGCTGGCGTAGTGTAGCTTTGTGTACGGGTGTTACAGCCGTCATTTGCTTCAAAAACTACGGTTGTATTGGGTGGAATATTTTCGAAATAAACTACTGAATTATTGTTAAATTCAGGAAGTTGACCGCTAATTGCATTATAGGTGTTACCTCCATAAGAAATGGTTAAAGAACCATTAGGTCCCAAAATTCTACTTCTGTTTTCGTTATCACCCAAAAATCTTCCATCTACAGTAACAACTCTAATATACCATCCAGAACAATCTGCATTTTGCACAAGCATAAAACCAGCTGGCCCAGTATAAGGACCGCTTGGCAAAGTAGTCCCTGTATAAGGGTCGATGGTAAAACCAGAACCGATACCTGCAGAACAGCCCGC is from Paenimyroides aestuarii and encodes:
- a CDS encoding gliding motility-associated C-terminal domain-containing protein, producing MPANGSSTVACPSDVAAPTVPTVTDNCGNVLAPSAPVISQEPTCEGAITYTYTFTDCEGTTHDWTHTFTIEREDFSVPANTASTVACASAITAPTVPTVTDNCGNVLTPSAPVISQEPACEGAITYTYTFTDCEGNTHPWTHTFTIEREDFTLPANGSETVSCISAAVAPVLPTVTDNCGNVLTPVFSFEGGTYDGCEGTRTFNYEYKDCANHTQTWVYTYIIEAEDFTLPANGSSTVACASEIVAPAVPTVTDNCGNVLTASAPVVSALPSCEGDVTYTYTFTDCQGNSHDWVYTYTIEDTVAPTGTAPSDLTLECMSAIPAADAAAILDEADNCNGSVTVTVSDTDNGGSGCLGNAYIITRTYTLTDCAGNQTDLVQTITVEDSTGPEFVEVLPMDITLECSDSLPAVAELTAVDNCGTATVSFNEERTEGSCPNSYTLERTWTATDQCGNTTTHTQVITVEDTTAPEFVGPMPNREVFMRCEDFEPAEILTAVDNCGAASVRSYDEKIEGDCEAKYDILRTWVATDACGNETSYTQTIHLSCPVEIFNAVTPNGDGMNDELILKGINCYPGNVVEVYNRCYCCIWVYTTQEITTHKATPLKDIPKEEPQLVSNQNYHQEHIIT
- a CDS encoding phosphoglycerate kinase yields the protein MKTINDFDFNNKKAIVRVDFNVPLNDQFQVTDDNRIVAAKPTIEKIVNDGGVAVLMSHLGRPKNGPEDKFSLKHIVSKIEEVLGRKVTFVNDSVGSEVEKVVANAQPGAIILLENLRFYKEEEAGDEDFAKQLAHLGDVYVNDAFGTAHRAHASTTIVAQFFPNDKCFGFLLAKEIESIDKVLNSNDKPVTAVLGGSKVSSKITIIENILDKVDHMIIGGGMMFTFIKAKGGMVGNSIVEDDKMQLALEILEKAKAKNVQIHIPVDVVAADAFSNDAHTQIVDANNIPEGWQGLDVGPKTLEQFNKVIMDSKIILWNGPLGVFEMEKFAPGTITLGNFIADATQAGTFSLVGGGDSVAAVKQFGLEEKMSYVSTGGGAMLEMLEGQTLPGIAAIQG
- a CDS encoding PorP/SprF family type IX secretion system membrane protein, with the translated sequence MNISKNINRLLLGVLLLGCAKAHSQQDPQYTNYMYNTININPAYAGSRGALSIFGLHRSQWVGLEGAPTTNSFSINTPIAESKVGLGVSFVNDRLGVTDENTLSVDFSYTLDLNNRGSKLSFGLKGSANMLNVAYSRLNKYNPNDPQILTDINNQFTPNIGAGVYWHNEQTYVGLSVPHFLETTRYDDNVQSTMQQKMHYYLMGGHVFELNPMLKFKPAFLLKAVEGAPLQADITGNFLINEKFTLGAAYRWDAAWSALAGFQVTDGLFIGYSYDSDIKALRNYNNGSHEIFMRFELFNKYRRVNSPRFF
- a CDS encoding OmpA family protein, which produces MKKGIYRAALFTAFMLGNTGAQAQAGLNTADKDYNQWAYVDAISIYEKVANRGYAGKDVLEKLGNAYYFNARYGEAQKHYERLFKEFGSENIGSEYYYRYAQTLQHVGKESESKRYYDQFVSKAGSHTQRSKIRQNEAALKKQIQANSGRYDQIKNLEINTPYSDYGSYVHNNQLYFTSARDTGSLHKREHTWTGDAFTSLYSVAETASKDDKVTRLKGKVKSPLNESTAVITKDGKTMYFTRNNYINRTRKYDADKNTKLKIYRAENVEGKWEHITELPFNMDGYNTAHPTLSQDEATMYFASDRPGGFGESDLWQVAIHPSGAFGGPVNMGEGINTEGRETFPFVTESGELYFSSDGRVGLGGLDVYATKLDRNSQPGEIHNVGAPINGNADDFAYYIDPNTKQGFFSSNREGGNGNDDIYSFHEIKPLQLECIQKLLLKVVDAKTRNIISDANVTLYNNLYGELESSNRYQNGGYVFNNEFKCGETYRLKAEKEGYTTQEDVVRLPNESGVTEHTIVLEPAKTPVKVGDDLFKVLKLNPIYFDLDKYNIRPDAAAELAKVLAVLEEYPTMKIDIRSHTDSRASHKYNDRLSENRAKSTREWLIDQGISSSRLTSKGYGERQLVNECADGVKCSEEAHQANRRSEFIIVEM